From Phycodurus eques isolate BA_2022a chromosome 20, UOR_Pequ_1.1, whole genome shotgun sequence, a single genomic window includes:
- the bop1 gene encoding ribosome biogenesis protein bop1, with protein MADTWSENVDENNTELPEMTQKKKKEKTNWDAEDEEHDEVFSTKVSDKEEDDESESDESVFSGLEDSGSDSEDEDGSHKDEDNDARQTNVLNDGDGETKEEYNHDSSDEEDIRNTVGNIPMEWYKDFPHIGYNLDGKKIYKPIRNKDELDQFLDKMENPDYWRTVHDKQTGSEVVLSDEQVALVKRLQRGQFGDINFDEFQPSVDFFTNDVMLHPVTNRPADKRSFIPSLIEKEKVSKLVHAIKMGWIKPRRVQDDSRGRYYDLWGNEDSSLVAKHRMHLPAPKIPLPGHQESYNPPPEYLFTEEERALWEQQDPSDRKLPFVPVKFSSLRQVPAFPRFIHERFERCLDLYLCPRQRKMRVNVNPEDLIPKLPKPKDLQPFPTTQSLVYRGHSGLVRSISVSPSGQWLASGSDDGSVRFWEVSSSRCVKVVQVGGAVKSVCWNPNACVCLLAVALDSLVLIVSPSLAERQVVSSSERLLAAYQEAEPVESVGPVSWSDAEGEEHHQGLRLKIRHPKAVKQVAWHAKGDYLASVMPDHSSHQQVFIHQLSTRRSQNPFRRNKGLVQSVSFHPVRPYFFVATQRFIRIYNLVKQEMTKKLQANSKWISSMAVHPGGDHVICASYDCRLSWFDLDLSTKPYKMLRHHKKAVRGVAYHRLYPLFASASDDGSVIVCHGTVYNDLLQNPLIVPVKVLKGHTVTHELGVLDVTFHPTQPWVFSSGADATIRLFT; from the exons ATGGCGGACACTTGGAGTGAAAACGTGGACGAGAACAACACTGAACTTCCTGAAATgacccaaaagaaaaagaaggaaaaaacgaATTGGGACGCTGAGGACGAGGAGCACGACGAG GTCTTCAGTACCAAAGTGTCTGACAAAGAGGAAGATGACGAGTCAGAAAGTGACGAGAGCGTTTTTTCTGGACTCGAGGATTCAGGGAGTGACagtgaggatgaggatggatCACATAAGGATGAAGATAATGACGCGAGGCAG ACCAATGTGTTGAACGATGGAGATGGCGAAACGAAAGAGGAGTACAACCATGACTCATCGGACGAAGAA GACATCAGGAACACGGTGGGGAACATTCCCATGGAGTGGTACAAAGACTTCCCTCACATTGGCTACAATTTGGACGGAAAGAAGATCTACAAGCCAATCAGAAACAAGGACGAGCTGGACCAGTTCTTGGATAAAATGGAGAACCCTGACTACTG GAGAACGGTCCACGACAAGCAGACGGGAAGCGAGGTGGTCCTCTCGGACGAGCAGGTGGCGCTGGTCAAGCGCCTGCAGAGAGGACAGTTCGGAGACATCAACTTTGACGAGTTCCAG CCCTCGGTGGATTTCTTCACGAATGACGTGATGCTTCATCCGGTCACCAACCGACCAGCTGACAAGCGCAGCTTCATCCCGTCACTCATAGAGAAGGAGAAG GTCTCCAAGCTGGTCCATGCCATAAAGATGGGCTGGATCAAGCCTCGCAGAGTACAAGACGATAGTAGGGGGCGCTACTATGACCTTTGGGGCAACGAGGACTCTTCTCTTGTGGCCAAACACAGGATGCATCTGCCTGCCCCCAAGATCCCGCTCCCCGGCCACCAGGAGTCCTACAACCCTCCACCAGAGTACCTGTTCACGGAAGAGGAG CGAGCTCTGTGGGAGCAGCAGGACCCTTCGGACAGGAAGTTGCCCTTCGTTCCTGTGAAGTTCTCCAGCCTCCGGCAGGTTCCGGCCTTTCCTCGTTTTATCCATGAGAGATTTGAGCGCTGCCTGGACCTTTACCTGTGCCCCCGCCAGAGGAAGATGAGG GTCAACGTCAATCCCGAAGATCTCATTCCAAAGCTTCCTAAACCTAAAGACCTGCAGCCCTTCCCCACCACACAGTctctg GTTTATCGTGGTCACAGCGGTCTGGTTCGCTCCATCAGTGTTTCTCCATCAGGACAGTGGCTTGCGTCAG GAAGTGACGATGGCTCTGTCAGGTTCTGGGAGGTCAGTTCTTCACGCTGTGTCAAGGTGGTCCAAGTGGGCGGAGCTGTGAAGAGCGTGTGTTGGAACCCTAACGCATGCGTGTGTCTCCTGGCTGTCGCCCT GGACTCGCTGGTGTTGATCGTGTCACCATCGCTGGCAGAGCGACAGGTTGTCTCGTCCTCGGAACGTCTGCTGGCCGCTTATCAAGAGGCGGAGCCTGTGGAGTCCGTGGGGCCCGTTAGCTGGAGCGACGCGGAAGGCGAGGAGCATCACCAGGGCTTACGCCTGAAAATACGACATCCCAAA GCCGTCAAGCAGGTGGCGTGGCACGCCAAAGGCGACTACCTGGCCTCGGTGATGCCGGACCACTCCAGTCATCAGCAGGTGTTCATCCACCAGCTCAGTACGAGACGGAGCCAGAACCCCTTCAGGCGGAACAAAGGCCTGGTCCAGAGTGTCTCCTTCCACCCCGTCCGGCCGTACTTCTTCGTGGCTACGCAGCGCTTCATCCGGATTTACAATCTGGTCAAGCAGGAGATGACCAAGAAACTCCAGGCCAACTCCAAGTGGATTTCCAGCATGGCCGTCCACCCCGGAG GTGATCATGTGATCTGCGCAAGTTACGACTGCCGACTCAGCTGGTTCGACCTGGACCTCTCCACCAAGCCGTACAAGATGCTACG GCACCACAAGAAAGCTGTGAGGGGCGTGGCCTATCACAGACTTTACCCGCTTTTTGCCTCAGCATCTGATGACGGATCTGTCATAGTCTGCCACGGGACAGTTTACAA TGACCTGCTGCAGAACCCGCTCATTGTTCCAGTGAAGGTTCTAAAAGGCCACACAGTCACTCATGAACTTGGCGTCCTGGATGTGACCTTTCACCCCACACAGCCTTGGGTCTTTTCGTCCGGTGCCGATGCCACCATCCGCCTCTTCACCTAG
- the ntaq1 gene encoding protein N-terminal glutamine amidohydrolase isoform X1 → MTEDRITPRQDECDYTSCYCEENVWKLCEFVRRERSAPLQELFVAFISNDNRTVMSLPPVPLWKQKSARGDQPVIWDYHVVLLHIRGQGEAAVYDLDSVMPFPCSLKLYAAHALRTDHSIEPTYHRKLRVVPADCFLLNFASDRSHMKNSDSSWRVLPPPYPPISTPESRMNLDDFISMEPTLGWGQVFTLDHFLQRYVKHSLS, encoded by the exons ATGACGGAAGACAGAATCACACCGAGGCAGGACGAGTGTGATTATACCAGCTGTTACTG tgaagaaaatgtgtggaAACTTTGCGAATTCGTCCGCAGGGAGAGAAGTGCGCCTCTCCAAGAACTCTTTGTGGCGTTCATCTCGAATGACAACAGAACGGTGATGTCACTGCCTCCT GTTCCTTTGTGGAAACAGAAGTCAGCACGTGGAGACCAGCCTGTGATTTGG GATTATCACGTGGTTCTGCTTCACATCCGGGGTCAGGGTGAGGCTGCAGTTTACGACCTGGACTCCGTGATGCCGTTTCCCTGCAGCCTGAAGCTTTACGCCGCTCACGCCCTGCGCACAGACCACAGCATCGAACCCACGTACCACAG GAAGTTGCGTGTGGTCCCCGCTGACTGCTTCCTGTTGAACTTCGCCTCGGACCGTTCACACATGAAGAATTCTGACAGCTCCTGGAGGGTGCTCCCCCCACCTTATCCCCCAATCTCCACTCCAG AGTCTCGCATGAACCTGGATGACTTCATCTCCATGGAGCCCACCCTGGGATGGGGCCAAGTTTTTACTTTGGACCACTTCCTGCAGCGATACGTCAAACAC
- the ntaq1 gene encoding protein N-terminal glutamine amidohydrolase isoform X2 gives MTEDRITPRQDECDYTSCYCEENVWKLCEFVRRERSAPLQELFVAFISNDNRTVPLWKQKSARGDQPVIWDYHVVLLHIRGQGEAAVYDLDSVMPFPCSLKLYAAHALRTDHSIEPTYHRKLRVVPADCFLLNFASDRSHMKNSDSSWRVLPPPYPPISTPESRMNLDDFISMEPTLGWGQVFTLDHFLQRYVKHSLS, from the exons ATGACGGAAGACAGAATCACACCGAGGCAGGACGAGTGTGATTATACCAGCTGTTACTG tgaagaaaatgtgtggaAACTTTGCGAATTCGTCCGCAGGGAGAGAAGTGCGCCTCTCCAAGAACTCTTTGTGGCGTTCATCTCGAATGACAACAGAACG GTTCCTTTGTGGAAACAGAAGTCAGCACGTGGAGACCAGCCTGTGATTTGG GATTATCACGTGGTTCTGCTTCACATCCGGGGTCAGGGTGAGGCTGCAGTTTACGACCTGGACTCCGTGATGCCGTTTCCCTGCAGCCTGAAGCTTTACGCCGCTCACGCCCTGCGCACAGACCACAGCATCGAACCCACGTACCACAG GAAGTTGCGTGTGGTCCCCGCTGACTGCTTCCTGTTGAACTTCGCCTCGGACCGTTCACACATGAAGAATTCTGACAGCTCCTGGAGGGTGCTCCCCCCACCTTATCCCCCAATCTCCACTCCAG AGTCTCGCATGAACCTGGATGACTTCATCTCCATGGAGCCCACCCTGGGATGGGGCCAAGTTTTTACTTTGGACCACTTCCTGCAGCGATACGTCAAACAC